In Centropristis striata isolate RG_2023a ecotype Rhode Island chromosome 1, C.striata_1.0, whole genome shotgun sequence, one DNA window encodes the following:
- the sp2 gene encoding transcription factor Sp2 isoform X2, with the protein MSEQQDSMATTVAVSPSEYLQPSTVSTQDTQPSPLALLAATCSKIGPPAAQAPVTSPPAQPQPRRLLPIKPAPIAPAPPKNLGFLSTKGNVIQLPAGLGSTAPGSPIVLTIQQSPGRTNTSAPANIQYQMMPQIQGAQTIQMMPQGGQIQLIPGTNQAIITTPMTVPAPAAATTPVTPQKTVAIKPSPKSRKPNNSATNLVQLPSGLTLPLNVATGEVGGAQFVTETAAAPPTPGKGRRGRKKKVVLTAASQIPPPPQAASPPPEQMETIVIEAGDNIIQAGNNLLIVQSPGQPAMVQQVQLVQSKPESQVVQIPQQALKVVQAASATLPPVPQRQSVPSSLQVTQTEPTPTQILFKTASGEWQSVQLQDSVSTTTTPTTSVATTTTSPPAGTKRTLAGGRKERTLAKIAPAGGMISLNTSQLSSATQAVQTISINGVQVQGVPVTITNAGGQQHLTVQAMQGGGLQLATTPGQPAIQVDQTLTLELPGQPGEKKRRMACTCPNCKDADKRPGEVGKRKHICHVPGCEKTFRKTSLLRAHVRLHTGERPFVCNWVFCGKRFTRSDELQRHARTHTGDKRFECSQCQKRFMRSDHLTKHYKTHINTKNL; encoded by the exons ATGAGCG AACAACAGGACAGTATGGCCACCACTGTTGCTGTCAGTCCCAGTGAATACCTTCAGCCCTCCACCGTTTCCACACAA GACACCCAGCCGTCTCCTTTGGCCCTCTTGGCGGCCACCTGTAGTAAAATTGGCCCTCCTGCTGCTCAGGCTCCTGTCACCTCTCCTCCAGCGCAGCCGCAGCCTCGCAGGCTCCTCCCCATAAAGCCGGCTCCCATCGCCCCCGCTCCACCTAAGAACCTGGGCTTCCTCTCAACCAAGGGCAATGTCATCCAGCTGCCTGCGGGCCTGGGCTCCACGGCCCCTGGCAGCCCCATCGTGCTCACCATCCAGCAGAGCCCGGGCCGCACCAACACCTCGGCCCCCGCCAACATCCAGTACCAGATGATGCCGCAGATCCAGGGTGCCCAGACCATCCAGATGATGCCGCAGGGGGGTCAGATCCAGCTCATCCCAGGCACCAACCAGGCCATCATCACCACTCCCATGACTGTGCCGGCCCCCGCAGCAGCCACCACTCCTGTCACGCCTCAGAAGACTGTAGCAATAAAGCCTTCCCCGAAGTCGCGCAAGCCAAACAACTCTGCAACAAACTTAGTGCAGCTGCCCAGCGGGCTCACGCTGCCGCTCAACGTGGCGACCGGAGAGGTAGGCGGGGCTCAGTTCGTCACAGAGACGGCGGCTGCCCCGCCCACTCCGGGGAAGGGCCGACgaggaaggaagaagaaagTGGTTTTGACTGCTGCGTCTCAGATTCCTCCTCCCCCACAGGCTGCCTCTCCGCCCCCAGAGCAGATGGAGACCATCGTTATAGAAGCTGGAGACAACATCATCCAG GCAGGTAACAACCTACTGATCGTGCAGAGTCCCGGCCAGCCGGCTATGGTGCAGCAGGTCCAGCTGGTCCAGTCCAAACCGGAGTCTCAGGTGGTTCAGATCCCCCAGCAGGCCTTGAAGGTAGTGCAGGCTGCCTCCGCCACATTACCGCCCGTCCCACAGAGACAGTCAGTCCCCTCGAGCCTGCAGGTCACTCAGACGGAGCCAACACCGACACAG ATCCTCTTCAAAACCGCATCGGGTGAGTGGCAGTCTGTCCAGCTCCAGGACTCGGTCTCCACGACAACGACCCCCACCACCTCGgtcgccaccaccaccacctcgcCGCCGGCCGGCACCaagaggacgcttgcgggtggAAGGAAGGAGCGGACTCTGGCGAAAATTGCTCCGGCGGGGGGGATGATATCGCTGAACACGTCGCAGCTCTCGTCAGCGACCCAGGCGGTGCAGACGATCAGCATCAACGGGGTCCAAGTTCAGGGAGTTCCTGTCACCATCACTAACGCAGGGG GCCAGCAGCACCTCACCGTGCAGGCGATGCAGGGCGGAGGGCTCCAGCTGGCAACGACGCCGGGCCAGCCGGCCATCCAGGTGGACCAGACCCTCACCCTGGAGCTGCCCGGCCAGCCCGGAGAGAAGAAGCGACGCATGGCCTGCACCTGCCCCAACTGTAAAGATGCAGACAAGAG GCCCGGGGAGGTGGGGAAGAGGAAGCATATCTGCCACGTCCCTGGCTGCGAGAAGACGTTTAGGAAAACGTCGCTGCTCAGAGCTCACGTCCGGCTGCACACCGGCGAAAGGCCGTTCGTCTGCAACTGGGTGTTCTGCGGGAAACGTTTCACGCGCAGCGACGAGCTACAGCGGCACGCCAGGACGCACACAG GAGACAAGCGCTTCGAGTGCAGCCAGTGTCAGAAACGCTTCATGAGGAGTGACCACCTGACGAAGCATTACAAGACTCACATAAACACCAAGAACCTTTGA
- the sp2 gene encoding transcription factor Sp2 isoform X1 encodes MSLNSLTTENRCCRQPESDSAVSVCFPEQQDSMATTVAVSPSEYLQPSTVSTQDTQPSPLALLAATCSKIGPPAAQAPVTSPPAQPQPRRLLPIKPAPIAPAPPKNLGFLSTKGNVIQLPAGLGSTAPGSPIVLTIQQSPGRTNTSAPANIQYQMMPQIQGAQTIQMMPQGGQIQLIPGTNQAIITTPMTVPAPAAATTPVTPQKTVAIKPSPKSRKPNNSATNLVQLPSGLTLPLNVATGEVGGAQFVTETAAAPPTPGKGRRGRKKKVVLTAASQIPPPPQAASPPPEQMETIVIEAGDNIIQAGNNLLIVQSPGQPAMVQQVQLVQSKPESQVVQIPQQALKVVQAASATLPPVPQRQSVPSSLQVTQTEPTPTQILFKTASGEWQSVQLQDSVSTTTTPTTSVATTTTSPPAGTKRTLAGGRKERTLAKIAPAGGMISLNTSQLSSATQAVQTISINGVQVQGVPVTITNAGGQQHLTVQAMQGGGLQLATTPGQPAIQVDQTLTLELPGQPGEKKRRMACTCPNCKDADKRPGEVGKRKHICHVPGCEKTFRKTSLLRAHVRLHTGERPFVCNWVFCGKRFTRSDELQRHARTHTGDKRFECSQCQKRFMRSDHLTKHYKTHINTKNL; translated from the exons ATGTCCTTGAACAGCCTAACCACTGAAAATAGATGCTGCAGGCAGCCTGAATCTGActctgctgtgtctgtgtgttttccagAACAACAGGACAGTATGGCCACCACTGTTGCTGTCAGTCCCAGTGAATACCTTCAGCCCTCCACCGTTTCCACACAA GACACCCAGCCGTCTCCTTTGGCCCTCTTGGCGGCCACCTGTAGTAAAATTGGCCCTCCTGCTGCTCAGGCTCCTGTCACCTCTCCTCCAGCGCAGCCGCAGCCTCGCAGGCTCCTCCCCATAAAGCCGGCTCCCATCGCCCCCGCTCCACCTAAGAACCTGGGCTTCCTCTCAACCAAGGGCAATGTCATCCAGCTGCCTGCGGGCCTGGGCTCCACGGCCCCTGGCAGCCCCATCGTGCTCACCATCCAGCAGAGCCCGGGCCGCACCAACACCTCGGCCCCCGCCAACATCCAGTACCAGATGATGCCGCAGATCCAGGGTGCCCAGACCATCCAGATGATGCCGCAGGGGGGTCAGATCCAGCTCATCCCAGGCACCAACCAGGCCATCATCACCACTCCCATGACTGTGCCGGCCCCCGCAGCAGCCACCACTCCTGTCACGCCTCAGAAGACTGTAGCAATAAAGCCTTCCCCGAAGTCGCGCAAGCCAAACAACTCTGCAACAAACTTAGTGCAGCTGCCCAGCGGGCTCACGCTGCCGCTCAACGTGGCGACCGGAGAGGTAGGCGGGGCTCAGTTCGTCACAGAGACGGCGGCTGCCCCGCCCACTCCGGGGAAGGGCCGACgaggaaggaagaagaaagTGGTTTTGACTGCTGCGTCTCAGATTCCTCCTCCCCCACAGGCTGCCTCTCCGCCCCCAGAGCAGATGGAGACCATCGTTATAGAAGCTGGAGACAACATCATCCAG GCAGGTAACAACCTACTGATCGTGCAGAGTCCCGGCCAGCCGGCTATGGTGCAGCAGGTCCAGCTGGTCCAGTCCAAACCGGAGTCTCAGGTGGTTCAGATCCCCCAGCAGGCCTTGAAGGTAGTGCAGGCTGCCTCCGCCACATTACCGCCCGTCCCACAGAGACAGTCAGTCCCCTCGAGCCTGCAGGTCACTCAGACGGAGCCAACACCGACACAG ATCCTCTTCAAAACCGCATCGGGTGAGTGGCAGTCTGTCCAGCTCCAGGACTCGGTCTCCACGACAACGACCCCCACCACCTCGgtcgccaccaccaccacctcgcCGCCGGCCGGCACCaagaggacgcttgcgggtggAAGGAAGGAGCGGACTCTGGCGAAAATTGCTCCGGCGGGGGGGATGATATCGCTGAACACGTCGCAGCTCTCGTCAGCGACCCAGGCGGTGCAGACGATCAGCATCAACGGGGTCCAAGTTCAGGGAGTTCCTGTCACCATCACTAACGCAGGGG GCCAGCAGCACCTCACCGTGCAGGCGATGCAGGGCGGAGGGCTCCAGCTGGCAACGACGCCGGGCCAGCCGGCCATCCAGGTGGACCAGACCCTCACCCTGGAGCTGCCCGGCCAGCCCGGAGAGAAGAAGCGACGCATGGCCTGCACCTGCCCCAACTGTAAAGATGCAGACAAGAG GCCCGGGGAGGTGGGGAAGAGGAAGCATATCTGCCACGTCCCTGGCTGCGAGAAGACGTTTAGGAAAACGTCGCTGCTCAGAGCTCACGTCCGGCTGCACACCGGCGAAAGGCCGTTCGTCTGCAACTGGGTGTTCTGCGGGAAACGTTTCACGCGCAGCGACGAGCTACAGCGGCACGCCAGGACGCACACAG GAGACAAGCGCTTCGAGTGCAGCCAGTGTCAGAAACGCTTCATGAGGAGTGACCACCTGACGAAGCATTACAAGACTCACATAAACACCAAGAACCTTTGA